From one Nitrospinota bacterium genomic stretch:
- a CDS encoding dihydroorotate dehydrogenase electron transfer subunit → MKSKIISNREVTRGYFQMEFEFPAAASPGQFIMLKVAEHNDPLLRRPMSIAGLDGGVMSVIFKVVGRGTALLAEKQAGEHIDAIGPFGSVFAPPQADTVLLVGGGIGIAPLLFWAKRNPARTAAAFIGGATESDILCAEEFSEVHIATENGSRGRKGLVTAPLVEHAAYKNKTGYILACGPTGMLKAVDALCAQHGMKGELSLEERMGCGFGVCLGCVCDTTAGRKRMCVEGPVFKTGEVLWRT, encoded by the coding sequence ATGAAATCAAAAATCATCTCCAACCGGGAAGTGACGCGGGGATATTTCCAAATGGAGTTTGAATTTCCCGCCGCCGCCTCGCCGGGGCAGTTCATCATGCTGAAGGTGGCCGAGCATAATGACCCGCTGCTGCGCCGCCCCATGAGCATCGCGGGCCTCGACGGCGGCGTGATGAGCGTGATCTTCAAGGTGGTGGGGCGCGGCACCGCGTTGCTGGCGGAAAAACAGGCCGGGGAGCATATCGACGCCATCGGGCCGTTCGGCTCGGTCTTCGCCCCGCCGCAAGCGGATACCGTGCTTTTGGTTGGCGGCGGCATCGGCATCGCGCCGTTGCTGTTCTGGGCGAAGCGCAACCCCGCGCGCACGGCGGCCGCATTCATCGGCGGCGCCACTGAAAGCGATATTTTGTGCGCCGAAGAGTTTTCAGAAGTACACATCGCCACGGAAAACGGATCGCGCGGCCGCAAAGGGCTTGTCACCGCGCCGCTCGTGGAACACGCCGCATACAAAAACAAAACCGGCTACATCCTCGCCTGCGGCCCCACGGGGATGCTGAAAGCGGTGGACGCGCTATGCGCCCAACACGGCATGAAAGGCGAGCTTTCGCTGGAGGAGCGGATGGGCTGCGGCTTCGGGGTCTGCCTCGGCTGCGTGTGCGATACAACCGCCGGGCGGAAACGGATGTGCGTCGAGGGACCCGTCTTCAAAACCGGGGAGGTGCTATGGCGGACCTGA
- the csrA gene encoding carbon storage regulator CsrA yields MLVLTRKVGESINIGDNIKIQIMDVKGRSVRIGIEAPKNMSIHREEVYAKIQEENHLASSWQGVNMDTLKTLMGNMGGKKP; encoded by the coding sequence ATGCTGGTATTGACGCGCAAAGTCGGCGAATCGATCAACATAGGCGACAACATCAAGATTCAGATCATGGACGTGAAGGGACGCTCCGTGCGGATCGGCATCGAGGCGCCGAAGAACATGTCCATCCACCGCGAAGAGGTGTACGCGAAGATACAGGAGGAAAATCACCTCGCCTCGTCGTGGCAGGGAGTGAACATGGATACCCTCAAAACGCTCATGGGGAACATGGGGGGGAAAAAGCCATGA
- the carA gene encoding glutamine-hydrolyzing carbamoyl-phosphate synthase small subunit, which produces MKATLVLEDGRAFTGRPFGAPGEAVGEVVFNTGLSGYQEILTDPSYTGQLVTMTYPLIGNYGITPEDEESGKIQAAGFIVKEPSRIVSNFRAAKPLEQYLKEQNITGIRGIDTRALTRHLRSRGAMRGVISTLTDNVDALIAKARAHESMAGADIAARVTCKAPYEFTEGLWELGKGFSKNIKPRFKVAAYDFGIKRNILRHLVERGCAVTVFPADTTAEKIAAFKPDGVFLSNGPGDPEAVTYAIASVKAMLGKYPIFGICLGHQIMSLALGAKTFKLKFGHRGCNHPVMDIPAGRVVRITSQNHGFAVDGETLPAELEITHYSLNDNTVEGVRHKTLPAFSVQYHPEASPGPHDTAVHFDRFVEMMARRGGAA; this is translated from the coding sequence CGAGGTGGTGTTCAACACCGGCTTGAGCGGGTATCAGGAAATCCTGACCGACCCCTCCTATACCGGACAGCTCGTCACCATGACCTATCCGCTCATCGGCAACTACGGCATTACGCCCGAAGACGAAGAGTCGGGCAAGATACAGGCCGCCGGTTTTATCGTGAAAGAGCCAAGCCGCATCGTGAGCAACTTCCGCGCCGCGAAGCCGCTGGAGCAGTACCTGAAAGAACAGAACATCACCGGCATACGCGGCATCGATACCCGCGCCCTCACCCGCCACCTCCGCAGCCGCGGCGCGATGCGCGGCGTCATCAGCACGCTGACCGATAATGTGGACGCCCTCATTGCCAAGGCGCGCGCCCACGAGAGCATGGCCGGGGCGGATATCGCCGCGCGCGTCACCTGCAAGGCGCCCTACGAATTCACCGAGGGGCTATGGGAACTGGGCAAAGGCTTCAGCAAAAACATCAAGCCCCGCTTCAAGGTGGCGGCGTACGATTTCGGCATCAAGCGGAACATCCTGCGCCACCTCGTCGAGCGGGGCTGCGCCGTCACCGTGTTCCCCGCCGACACCACGGCGGAGAAAATCGCCGCGTTCAAACCGGACGGCGTTTTCCTCTCCAACGGTCCCGGCGACCCGGAGGCGGTCACCTACGCCATCGCCAGCGTGAAAGCGATGCTGGGCAAGTACCCCATCTTCGGCATCTGCCTGGGGCATCAGATCATGAGCCTCGCGCTGGGGGCGAAGACCTTCAAGCTGAAATTCGGCCACCGCGGCTGCAACCACCCGGTGATGGATATTCCCGCCGGGCGGGTGGTGCGGATCACCTCGCAAAACCACGGCTTCGCGGTGGACGGCGAAACGCTCCCCGCCGAACTGGAGATAACCCATTACAGCCTCAACGACAACACGGTGGAAGGGGTGCGGCACAAAACGTTGCCCGCCTTCTCGGTGCAGTATCACCCCGAGGCCTCCCCCGGCCCGCACGACACCGCCGTTCACTTCGACCGGTTCGTCGAGATGATGGCGCGGCGCGGGGGCGCGGCCTGA
- a CDS encoding transglutaminase domain-containing protein: protein MRRNAAFPAAVFLLLFSLSAFAETIADEWMELQMNGKKIGFSHQKVTKDGAGYRIESKAVIKMEMGGVEQDLSTSSAYFLDADFRPLRFTYMQKMLNHRQFFEGVVHGNEMAVTVESAGAVSRKTVPLEDQVYVADTMALLLGKKKLRGGEKFSFRVFLEPLLASETMGVEVGALTDLDIDGKKAKVFPVTMKLKGFVTVSYITPEGRVLREISPMGFVSRAVGEKQALDFPLERVSFTGLLAYSLIPVAAPVENAGAVTLLRARITGIGAPDLLPEDDRQKTVSAEKAAGKNGAAWAVTLEVRKNRAKNIARVNRPAPAARFGEFMKPTFEAQSDDPAIIAKAAEITGAETDMYRAAVKINRWVFTNVKKKYIDTFSGVATLKSLEGECQSHTNLFAALAKAAGIPVKTVSGIVYAPDYKGFLYHAWPEVWAGEWVAMDPTFGQDIADATHIKLTDGDLSVQLQLFEFIGKIGLEPLETGR from the coding sequence ATGCGCCGTAATGCGGCGTTTCCCGCGGCCGTTTTTCTTCTGCTGTTTTCCCTGTCCGCTTTCGCGGAGACCATCGCCGACGAGTGGATGGAGCTTCAGATGAACGGCAAAAAAATCGGTTTCTCCCACCAGAAAGTCACGAAAGACGGCGCCGGCTACCGCATCGAAAGCAAAGCGGTGATAAAGATGGAAATGGGGGGCGTGGAACAGGACCTCAGCACCAGCAGCGCCTATTTCCTCGACGCGGATTTCCGCCCCCTCCGGTTCACCTATATGCAGAAGATGCTCAACCACCGCCAGTTTTTCGAGGGGGTGGTGCATGGGAACGAAATGGCCGTCACCGTGGAATCGGCCGGCGCGGTCAGCCGCAAAACGGTGCCGCTGGAAGACCAGGTCTATGTGGCCGACACGATGGCGCTGCTGCTGGGGAAAAAGAAGCTGCGGGGCGGCGAAAAGTTTTCGTTCCGCGTGTTTCTGGAGCCGCTGCTCGCCTCCGAAACGATGGGCGTGGAAGTCGGCGCGCTGACGGATCTCGATATTGACGGAAAAAAGGCGAAGGTGTTTCCGGTCACGATGAAGCTCAAGGGTTTCGTCACCGTCTCCTACATCACCCCGGAGGGGCGCGTGCTGCGCGAGATATCGCCGATGGGCTTTGTTTCGCGGGCCGTGGGCGAAAAGCAGGCGCTCGATTTTCCGCTGGAGCGGGTCAGCTTCACCGGCCTTCTGGCCTACAGCCTCATCCCGGTGGCGGCGCCGGTTGAGAATGCGGGCGCCGTCACGCTGCTCCGCGCGCGCATCACCGGCATCGGCGCGCCCGATCTGCTGCCGGAGGACGACCGGCAGAAAACCGTTTCCGCTGAAAAGGCGGCGGGAAAAAACGGCGCGGCATGGGCCGTCACGCTGGAGGTGCGCAAAAACCGCGCGAAGAACATCGCCCGGGTGAACCGCCCCGCCCCGGCCGCGCGGTTTGGCGAATTCATGAAGCCGACGTTTGAGGCGCAATCGGACGACCCCGCCATCATCGCGAAGGCGGCGGAGATCACGGGGGCGGAAACCGACATGTACCGCGCCGCCGTCAAGATCAACCGGTGGGTCTTTACCAATGTGAAGAAAAAATACATCGACACGTTCTCGGGCGTGGCGACGCTGAAATCGCTTGAGGGGGAATGCCAGTCGCACACCAACCTTTTCGCGGCGCTGGCGAAAGCGGCGGGCATACCGGTGAAAACCGTTTCCGGCATCGTGTACGCCCCGGACTACAAAGGGTTTCTCTACCATGCGTGGCCCGAGGTGTGGGCCGGCGAGTGGGTGGCGATGGACCCGACCTTCGGACAGGATATCGCCGATGCCACGCACATCAAGCTGACGGACGGCGATTTGAGCGTGCAGCTCCAGCTCTTTGAATTTATCGGCAAGATCGGCCTGGAGCCGTTGGAGACCGGGCGTTGA
- the flgL gene encoding flagellar hook-associated protein FlgL, with amino-acid sequence MFRITNQMMYNNSLVNMYAQNEGLYKSSEQLSSGKRVNRPSDDPLAIGEIMNFQARLDRNDRYATFTQKAKGVLSSSESLIAGTTDVATRARELAIGQASGTSTPQTRLTTSLEIDNLIQHTIQTGNGKFGSDFLFSGRTTNVPPVSQTGQYQGDTVALDAALNENSSIAMTVKASDFLMADMSPRLTLNTPLASTKLGQGTGAGTFTIVDRAGGTGTVNVTAGMTVGNLINAINASGANVTASLPASGTYSFQIVDNNTTTVTGPVRITDTAGTVASTLGIAGSRPVQTMRSDSLRPSVTTGTALADLYGGIGLPLADISVINGSASATVSFAGASTVGDVINAINASGANVTAALNANGTALTLTSNNPATVAYAKDINAGKMADQLGIGGGRNLILNLQRLSAAMKKNDVKAISGLLDNLSTSIDTTAAIRGEIGARINRLDVNTSQLESSKADVTIMLSNAQDADMAKAISDFSLLQTAYQATARATAQIIQPSLLNFLK; translated from the coding sequence ATGTTTCGAATCACCAACCAGATGATGTACAACAACTCCCTCGTTAACATGTATGCGCAAAACGAAGGGCTGTACAAGTCGTCGGAACAACTGTCATCCGGCAAACGGGTAAACCGCCCCTCGGACGACCCGCTGGCCATCGGCGAGATCATGAACTTCCAGGCGCGGCTGGACCGCAACGACCGGTACGCCACCTTTACCCAAAAGGCCAAGGGCGTGTTGAGCAGCAGCGAATCGCTTATCGCCGGCACCACCGATGTGGCGACCCGCGCCCGCGAATTGGCGATAGGGCAGGCCAGCGGCACCTCAACGCCCCAAACCCGCCTCACCACGTCGCTGGAAATAGACAACCTTATCCAGCACACCATCCAGACCGGCAACGGCAAATTTGGATCGGATTTCCTGTTCAGCGGACGCACGACCAACGTCCCCCCGGTTTCACAAACCGGCCAATATCAGGGAGACACCGTGGCGCTGGATGCCGCCCTCAATGAAAACTCCTCTATCGCCATGACGGTCAAGGCGTCGGATTTCCTTATGGCCGACATGTCGCCGCGCTTGACCCTCAACACGCCCCTTGCCTCGACGAAACTCGGACAGGGAACCGGCGCCGGCACCTTTACCATTGTCGACCGCGCCGGCGGCACTGGCACGGTAAACGTAACCGCCGGCATGACCGTTGGCAACCTGATCAACGCCATCAATGCGTCGGGGGCGAACGTCACCGCGTCGCTCCCGGCCTCCGGCACTTATTCCTTCCAGATAGTGGATAACAATACGACGACCGTCACCGGCCCGGTGCGCATCACCGACACCGCCGGCACGGTTGCTTCCACGCTGGGCATCGCGGGGAGCCGCCCCGTGCAGACCATGAGAAGCGACAGCCTCCGCCCCTCGGTCACCACCGGCACCGCGCTTGCCGACCTGTACGGCGGCATCGGGCTTCCCCTTGCCGACATCTCCGTGATAAACGGCTCGGCCTCCGCGACGGTTTCGTTCGCCGGGGCTTCAACGGTGGGCGATGTCATCAACGCCATCAACGCCTCCGGCGCGAACGTGACGGCGGCGCTGAACGCCAACGGCACCGCGCTGACGCTGACCTCGAACAACCCGGCCACCGTGGCGTACGCCAAAGACATCAACGCCGGCAAAATGGCCGATCAACTGGGGATCGGCGGCGGGCGCAACCTCATTCTGAACCTCCAGCGGCTTTCGGCCGCGATGAAGAAAAACGATGTCAAGGCGATATCGGGCCTTTTGGACAACCTTTCCACCTCGATAGACACCACCGCCGCGATACGCGGCGAAATCGGCGCCCGCATCAACCGGCTGGACGTGAACACCTCGCAGCTTGAAAGCTCGAAGGCGGACGTCACCATCATGCTTTCCAACGCGCAGGACGCCGACATGGCGAAGGCCATATCGGATTTCTCGCTGTTGCAAACCGCCTACCAGGCGACGGCGCGCGCGACGGCCCAAATCATTCAGCCCTCGCTGCTGAATTTCCTGAAGTAA
- a CDS encoding flagellar assembly protein FliW, which produces MKIGTARYGEIEIDPARIISVNDGIIGFPNYRRYIFLPFLEGSPFELFQALDQPDLAFVVMNPFVFKADYQFDLGDQDIADLQVASKEEIQIRVIVTIPHDPREMTANLQAPLIINEPRLLAKQIILHDSEYTTKHKVFMGGQPVV; this is translated from the coding sequence ATGAAGATCGGCACCGCGCGCTACGGCGAGATCGAGATCGATCCCGCGCGGATCATCTCCGTCAACGACGGGATCATCGGTTTTCCGAACTACCGGCGCTACATCTTCCTGCCGTTCCTCGAAGGATCGCCATTCGAGCTGTTTCAGGCGCTGGACCAGCCGGACCTGGCGTTCGTGGTGATGAATCCGTTCGTGTTCAAGGCGGATTACCAGTTCGACCTCGGCGATCAGGATATCGCCGACCTGCAAGTGGCCAGCAAAGAGGAGATTCAGATACGGGTGATCGTGACGATTCCGCACGACCCGCGCGAAATGACCGCCAACCTCCAGGCGCCGCTCATCATCAACGAGCCGCGCCTGCTGGCAAAGCAGATCATCCTGCACGACAGCGAATACACCACGAAGCACAAAGTCTTCATGGGCGGCCAGCCGGTCGTCTGA
- the carB gene encoding carbamoyl-phosphate synthase large subunit — protein sequence MPKRNDIRSVLIIGAGPIVIGQACEFDYSGTQAAKALMEEGIRVILANSNPATIMTDPQFADRTYVEPLTVDVLTKIIKRERPDAVLPTVGGQTALNLAVGLAESGVLERYNVEMIGANLDAIKRAEDRSLFKRAMVEIGLNVPRSGFANTFDTAMEVLDRVGLPCIIRPSFTLGGQGGGVADTREDFIEKAKWGLAQSPISEIMIEQSLLGWKEFELEVMRDRKDNVVIVCSIENLDPMGVHTGDSITVAPAQTLTDREYQMMRDAALKIIRKIGVDTGGSNIQYAVNPADGELQIIEMNPRVSRSSALASKATGFPIARIAAKLSIGYTLDEISNDITKKTWAAFEPSIDYCVTKIPRFDFEKFPQAEALLSSQMKSVGEAMAVGRTFKESLQKALRSMETGIDGLDETAIAPDELRAKLKTSYPFRILGAAQAFRFGWSIEEVHRLTFIDPWFLDNIKEIVEAEAALKAGGLPATADAMRACKQMGFGDRRIAKLCGVKESAVREKRLALGVRPVFKRIDTCAAEFEALTPYLYSTYEEECEAEPTNRKKIMILGGGPNRIGQGIEFDYCCVHGVFALKEAGYETIMVNCNPETVSTDFDTADRLYFEPLTLEDVMEIVDKEKPAGVIVQFGGQTPLKLAMSLEKAGVPIIGTSPDAIDRAEDRKRFQEVVTKLGLKQPENGTATNKQEAAAICNRIGYPVVVRPSYVLGGRAMEIVYDEASLTRYMENAVKVSHERPVLIDKFLNDSTEVDVDAVRDGKLTVVGGVMQHIEEAGVHSGDSACSLPPRDLPQRIIDEIRIQTKKLADELNVIGLLNIQFAVKGDDVYVLEVNPRASRTVPFVAKATGVPLAKIAARVMAGETLADLGFISQKMPRHISVKEAVFPFIKFPKVDVLLGPEMKSTGEVMGIDRTFGSAFARATLGSGAKIPRGGKAFLSVAEYDRKAAVDVARGLTALGFTLVATAGTGAALTEAGLAAEIVHKVKDGSPHIVDMMEAAQIALVVNTTFGKQAILDSQSIRRTALNLNIPYTTTIAGAHSYIAAIKAMGEGEIEVRSLQEYHAP from the coding sequence GTGCCGAAAAGAAATGATATCCGGAGCGTGCTGATCATCGGGGCCGGCCCCATCGTGATCGGCCAGGCGTGCGAATTCGACTACTCCGGCACGCAGGCGGCCAAGGCGCTCATGGAGGAGGGAATCCGCGTCATCCTCGCCAACAGCAACCCCGCCACCATCATGACCGACCCGCAGTTCGCCGACCGCACTTATGTGGAGCCGCTGACGGTCGACGTGCTGACGAAGATCATCAAGCGCGAGCGCCCCGACGCGGTGCTGCCCACCGTCGGCGGGCAGACGGCGCTCAACCTCGCGGTCGGCCTGGCCGAAAGCGGCGTGCTGGAGCGGTACAACGTGGAAATGATCGGCGCGAACCTTGACGCCATCAAGCGCGCCGAAGACCGCTCGCTCTTCAAGCGGGCGATGGTGGAGATCGGCCTCAACGTGCCGCGCTCCGGCTTCGCCAACACGTTTGACACGGCGATGGAGGTGCTGGACCGCGTCGGCCTGCCGTGCATCATCCGCCCCTCGTTCACCCTCGGCGGGCAGGGCGGCGGCGTGGCGGACACCCGCGAAGACTTCATCGAGAAGGCCAAGTGGGGGCTGGCGCAAAGCCCCATCAGCGAGATCATGATCGAGCAGTCGCTGCTCGGCTGGAAGGAATTCGAGCTGGAAGTGATGCGCGACCGCAAGGACAACGTCGTCATCGTCTGCTCCATCGAGAATCTCGACCCGATGGGCGTCCACACGGGCGACAGCATCACCGTCGCCCCCGCGCAAACGCTCACCGACCGCGAATACCAGATGATGCGCGACGCGGCGCTCAAGATCATCCGCAAGATCGGCGTGGACACCGGCGGCAGCAACATCCAGTATGCCGTGAATCCCGCCGACGGCGAATTGCAGATCATCGAAATGAACCCGCGCGTGTCGCGCAGCTCGGCGCTCGCCAGCAAGGCCACCGGCTTTCCGATAGCGCGCATCGCGGCCAAGCTCTCCATCGGCTACACGCTGGACGAAATCAGCAACGACATCACGAAAAAGACCTGGGCCGCGTTCGAGCCGTCCATCGACTACTGCGTCACCAAAATCCCGCGCTTCGACTTTGAAAAATTCCCGCAGGCCGAGGCGCTGCTCAGCTCGCAGATGAAATCGGTGGGCGAGGCGATGGCGGTCGGCCGCACCTTCAAGGAGTCGCTGCAAAAGGCGCTCCGCTCCATGGAGACCGGCATCGACGGGCTGGACGAAACGGCCATCGCCCCCGATGAACTGCGCGCGAAACTGAAGACCTCCTACCCGTTCCGCATCCTGGGGGCGGCGCAGGCGTTCCGCTTCGGCTGGAGCATCGAAGAGGTGCATCGCCTCACCTTCATCGACCCGTGGTTTCTGGACAACATCAAGGAGATCGTCGAGGCCGAGGCGGCGCTGAAAGCCGGCGGCCTCCCCGCGACCGCCGATGCAATGCGGGCATGCAAGCAAATGGGCTTCGGCGACCGGCGGATCGCCAAGCTCTGCGGCGTGAAGGAATCCGCCGTGCGGGAAAAGCGGCTGGCGCTCGGCGTCCGCCCCGTCTTCAAGCGGATCGACACCTGCGCCGCCGAATTCGAGGCGCTCACCCCGTATCTCTACTCCACCTACGAGGAGGAGTGCGAGGCGGAACCAACCAACCGGAAAAAAATCATGATCCTCGGCGGCGGCCCCAACCGCATCGGCCAGGGGATCGAATTCGACTACTGCTGCGTGCATGGCGTGTTCGCGCTCAAGGAAGCCGGGTACGAAACCATCATGGTGAACTGCAACCCCGAAACCGTCTCCACCGACTTCGATACGGCCGACCGGCTCTACTTCGAGCCGCTCACGCTTGAGGACGTGATGGAGATCGTGGACAAGGAAAAGCCGGCGGGCGTCATCGTGCAATTCGGCGGTCAAACGCCGCTGAAGCTCGCCATGTCGCTGGAAAAGGCCGGCGTGCCGATCATCGGCACGTCGCCCGACGCCATCGACCGCGCCGAGGACCGCAAACGCTTCCAGGAGGTGGTGACGAAGCTGGGGCTTAAGCAGCCCGAAAACGGCACGGCCACCAACAAGCAGGAAGCGGCCGCCATATGCAACCGGATCGGCTATCCGGTGGTGGTGCGCCCCTCGTATGTGCTGGGCGGCCGCGCGATGGAGATCGTGTACGACGAGGCGTCGCTCACGCGGTACATGGAAAACGCCGTGAAAGTGTCGCACGAGCGGCCGGTGCTCATCGACAAGTTTTTGAACGACAGCACCGAGGTGGATGTGGACGCCGTGCGCGACGGCAAGCTGACCGTGGTGGGGGGCGTGATGCAGCACATCGAAGAGGCGGGCGTCCACAGCGGCGACAGCGCCTGCTCGCTGCCGCCGCGCGACCTGCCGCAACGGATCATCGATGAAATCCGCATCCAGACCAAAAAGCTGGCCGACGAACTGAACGTGATCGGCCTGCTGAACATCCAGTTCGCCGTGAAAGGGGACGATGTCTACGTCCTCGAAGTAAACCCGCGCGCCTCGCGCACCGTGCCGTTCGTCGCCAAGGCGACGGGGGTGCCGCTGGCCAAGATCGCCGCGCGCGTGATGGCCGGCGAAACGCTGGCCGATCTCGGCTTCATCAGCCAGAAAATGCCCCGGCATATCAGCGTGAAGGAAGCGGTGTTCCCGTTCATCAAGTTCCCCAAAGTCGACGTGCTTCTGGGGCCGGAAATGAAATCGACCGGCGAGGTGATGGGGATAGACCGGACCTTCGGTTCGGCGTTCGCCCGCGCCACCCTCGGCTCCGGCGCCAAAATCCCGCGCGGCGGGAAGGCGTTCCTCTCGGTCGCCGAGTACGACCGGAAGGCGGCCGTGGATGTCGCCCGCGGCCTGACCGCGCTCGGCTTCACGCTGGTGGCCACCGCGGGAACCGGCGCGGCGCTCACGGAGGCCGGTTTGGCGGCTGAAATCGTGCATAAGGTGAAGGACGGCTCGCCGCACATCGTGGATATGATGGAGGCGGCGCAAATCGCGCTGGTGGTGAATACCACCTTCGGCAAACAGGCGATCCTCGACAGCCAATCGATCCGGCGCACGGCGCTGAACCTCAACATTCCCTACACCACCACCATCGCCGGGGCGCATTCCTACATCGCCGCCATCAAGGCCATGGGCGAGGGGGAAATAGAGGTCCGCTCGCTGCAGGAGTATCATGCGCCGTAA
- a CDS encoding dihydroorotate dehydrogenase → MADLRVRIGALELKNPVISASGTFGYGLEFADMMDIKKMGAFCTKGLSLKPRAGNQMPRICETPCGMINSIGLENVGIDAFEAEKLPKIRQTGATVIANFFGDTEADYVEAARRLAAMEGVHALEMNVSCPNVDKGGIEFGGDPAFLEKLTGAVKKVCDKKPLIVKLSPNVADIRPFALAVENGGGDAISAINTLKGMGIDVKTRRPKIKRVFGGLSGPAIKPVALKMVYECVKTVKIPVIGIGGIASLDDALEFLIAGASAVQVGTMNFVEPAICQRLAEELNAYCDRENIARVTDLIGTLQTD, encoded by the coding sequence ATGGCGGACCTGAGAGTGCGCATCGGCGCGCTGGAGCTGAAAAACCCGGTCATCTCCGCCAGCGGCACGTTCGGCTACGGCCTGGAATTCGCCGATATGATGGATATAAAGAAGATGGGGGCCTTTTGCACAAAAGGGCTTTCGTTGAAGCCGCGCGCGGGGAACCAGATGCCGCGCATCTGCGAAACCCCTTGCGGCATGATTAACTCCATCGGCCTCGAAAACGTGGGGATCGACGCGTTTGAGGCGGAAAAACTGCCGAAAATACGCCAGACCGGCGCGACGGTCATCGCCAACTTTTTCGGCGACACCGAGGCCGATTACGTGGAGGCGGCGCGGCGGCTGGCGGCGATGGAGGGGGTACACGCGCTTGAAATGAACGTCTCCTGCCCCAATGTGGACAAGGGGGGGATCGAGTTCGGCGGCGACCCCGCATTTTTGGAAAAGCTCACCGGCGCGGTGAAGAAGGTCTGTGATAAAAAGCCGCTCATCGTGAAGCTTTCGCCGAACGTGGCGGACATCCGCCCGTTCGCCTTGGCGGTGGAAAACGGCGGCGGCGACGCCATCAGCGCCATCAACACGCTGAAGGGGATGGGCATCGACGTGAAAACGCGGCGGCCGAAGATCAAGCGGGTGTTCGGCGGGCTTTCCGGTCCCGCCATCAAGCCGGTGGCGCTGAAGATGGTGTACGAGTGCGTGAAGACGGTGAAGATACCGGTCATCGGCATCGGCGGCATCGCATCGCTGGACGACGCGCTGGAGTTCCTCATCGCCGGCGCGTCCGCCGTGCAGGTGGGGACGATGAACTTCGTGGAGCCCGCCATATGCCAGCGGCTCGCGGAAGAGCTGAATGCTTACTGCGACAGGGAGAACATCGCGCGCGTGACCGATCTCATCGGCACGCTGCAAACGGACTGA